From a region of the Oculatellaceae cyanobacterium genome:
- a CDS encoding GTP-binding protein — MQSAVKPDQSPAMDAPKLGLPVTIITGFLGSGKTTLLNHILSNQEGVKTAVLVNEFGEIGIDNELIVTTGEDMVELSNGCICCTINNDLVEAVYKVLEREDKIDYLVVETTGLADPLPVALTFLGTELREMTRLDSIITVVDAANFSLDLFNSEAANNQIAYGDIILLNKADLVDEADLDLLEVRIRDLKADARILRTTKGQVNLPLILSVGLFESEQYFQPEQSDHGHEHHDHHDHSGCDHDHGHCTHDNHDHEHHHHSHHLENDGFTSISFQSDKPLSIRKFQYFLDNQLPENVFRAKGILWFDESPKRHVFHLCGKRFSIDDEEWKGQPKTQLVLIGQNLDHEKLRSQIQACVCLPSTTRGKGFGK, encoded by the coding sequence ATGCAATCAGCAGTTAAACCTGACCAATCCCCAGCGATGGATGCCCCTAAACTAGGTCTACCAGTTACGATTATTACTGGTTTTCTCGGTAGCGGTAAAACCACTCTTCTTAACCATATTCTTAGCAACCAAGAAGGCGTAAAAACAGCAGTTTTAGTCAACGAGTTTGGTGAAATTGGTATTGATAACGAGTTGATAGTCACCACCGGAGAAGATATGGTGGAACTCAGCAACGGTTGTATCTGCTGCACCATTAATAATGATTTGGTCGAAGCAGTATACAAAGTGCTGGAACGTGAAGATAAGATCGATTATTTGGTAGTGGAAACAACGGGTTTAGCTGATCCTTTGCCAGTTGCACTGACTTTTTTAGGTACGGAATTGCGCGAGATGACTCGTCTAGATTCCATCATTACTGTTGTAGATGCGGCTAATTTTAGTTTGGATCTATTTAACAGCGAAGCGGCAAATAACCAAATTGCCTACGGTGATATTATTCTGCTCAACAAAGCTGACTTAGTTGATGAAGCAGATTTAGATTTGTTAGAAGTCAGAATTCGCGATCTCAAAGCTGATGCTAGAATTTTACGCACTACGAAGGGGCAAGTAAATCTGCCATTAATTCTCAGCGTTGGTTTGTTTGAATCCGAGCAGTATTTTCAACCTGAACAGTCAGATCATGGTCATGAACATCACGACCACCACGATCATAGTGGCTGCGATCACGATCACGGGCATTGCACTCATGACAATCACGATCATGAGCATCACCATCACTCGCATCACTTGGAAAATGACGGGTTTACCTCGATTTCTTTCCAATCCGATAAACCCTTATCAATTAGGAAATTTCAGTATTTCTTAGATAATCAATTGCCGGAGAATGTTTTCCGCGCTAAAGGTATTTTGTGGTTTGATGAAAGTCCCAAACGCCATGTATTCCATTTATGCGGTAAGCGATTTTCAATTGATGATGAAGAGTGGAAAGGTCAACCTAAAACCCAGCTTGTGTTGATTGGTCAGAATTTGGATCATGAAAAGTTGCGATCGCAAATCCAAGCTTGCGTCTGTCTCCCTTCTACTACTCGTGGTAAAGGCTTTGGAAAATAG
- the dtd gene encoding D-aminoacyl-tRNA deacylase, with amino-acid sequence MRVVIQRVKSSQVTITGNVVGKIGQGLNLLVGIADTDTEAELEWMARKCLELRLFPGNPTSNQRWDKSVQEIGGELLVVSQFTLYGDCRKGRRPSFDRSAAPEKARLLYENFVKKLRESGLRVETGEFGAMMEVSIENDGPVTLLLEREAD; translated from the coding sequence ATGCGAGTCGTCATCCAGCGAGTTAAATCATCCCAAGTAACAATTACAGGTAATGTCGTCGGTAAAATCGGACAAGGGCTAAATTTACTGGTAGGTATTGCTGATACTGATACAGAGGCAGAACTTGAGTGGATGGCGCGTAAATGCTTGGAATTACGCTTATTTCCAGGTAATCCAACTAGCAATCAACGTTGGGATAAATCAGTACAAGAAATTGGTGGCGAATTACTGGTAGTTAGCCAATTTACCCTTTACGGCGATTGTCGCAAAGGTCGCCGCCCCTCCTTTGACCGTTCAGCAGCCCCAGAAAAAGCGCGACTACTGTATGAAAATTTTGTTAAAAAGTTGCGTGAAAGTGGTTTGCGGGTCGAAACAGGTGAATTTGGCGCAATGATGGAAGTCTCAATTGAGAATGATGGGCCAGTGACATTACTGCTAGAACGCGAAGCTGATTGA
- the psb28 gene encoding photosystem II reaction center protein Psb28 gives MAEIQFSIGVTEEVVPDVRLTRSRDGSQGTATFYFENPKALDNDSTDDVTGMYMIDEEGELVTREVKAKFVNGKPEALEAVYLMKSQAEWERFMRFMERYAEKNDLGFSKS, from the coding sequence ATGGCTGAAATCCAGTTTTCTATAGGTGTCACTGAAGAAGTAGTACCTGATGTGCGCTTAACCCGTTCCCGCGATGGCAGTCAAGGCACGGCAACATTTTATTTTGAAAATCCCAAAGCACTCGACAACGATAGCACTGATGATGTAACTGGGATGTACATGATTGATGAAGAAGGCGAACTGGTAACGCGGGAAGTTAAGGCTAAATTTGTCAACGGTAAACCAGAAGCATTAGAAGCAGTTTACTTGATGAAATCTCAAGCTGAATGGGAACGCTTTATGCGCTTCATGGAGCGTTATGCTGAAAAAAATGATTTGGGTTTTAGTAAATCTTAG
- a CDS encoding MogA/MoaB family molybdenum cofactor biosynthesis protein: MVQKPHPDQVAIAVNLAVITVSDTRTEETDRSGQLIQQLVRDAGHTVGIYRIIKDEPIQIQSQLTELSQVSELQAVIFNGGTGIAPRDTTYDALEKLLEKTLPGFGELFRNLSYQEIGSRAIASRAVAGIYNQKLVFSIPGSTNAVKLAVQQLILPELIHFVTQVGS, encoded by the coding sequence ATGGTGCAAAAACCTCACCCAGATCAAGTTGCGATCGCAGTAAACTTGGCTGTGATCACTGTTAGTGATACACGCACAGAAGAAACAGATCGTAGCGGTCAGTTAATTCAGCAGTTAGTCCGCGATGCAGGTCATACTGTAGGAATTTATCGGATTATCAAAGATGAACCAATTCAAATTCAGTCACAACTAACAGAATTAAGTCAAGTTTCTGAACTTCAAGCTGTAATTTTTAATGGTGGTACGGGAATTGCACCCAGAGATACTACCTACGATGCTTTAGAGAAGTTGCTAGAAAAGACTTTGCCTGGATTTGGTGAGTTATTTCGCAATTTAAGTTATCAAGAAATTGGATCAAGAGCGATCGCATCTCGTGCAGTTGCAGGCATATATAACCAAAAGTTAGTTTTCTCGATTCCAGGCTCTACTAACGCTGTAAAATTGGCAGTTCAACAATTAATTCTGCCAGAATTGATTCATTTCGTTACTCAGGTAGGCAGTTAA
- a CDS encoding histone deacetylase has translation MDLPIVYHQNYVVPLPEGHRFPMPKFKKLYELLLKDGVAEKTQFYSPVCPPEDWIELVHTHEYVQAYCQGTLDAKAQRRIGLPWSPALANRTCVAVGGTILTARLALTYGLACNTAGGTHHAFPNYGSGFCIFNDLAVTARVLQQLGLVKKILIVDLDVHQGDGTAFIFQDDESVFTFSMHCGVNFPGTKQTSDLDVPLPEGMEDDEYLQTLAKYLPDLLSQVKPDLVLYDAGVDPHLGDRLGKLSLTDTGIYRREMQVLTTCISQRYPVACVIGGGYADDLDALVYRHSLIHRAASDIYRQYQL, from the coding sequence ATGGATTTACCAATTGTTTACCACCAAAACTACGTTGTGCCACTTCCAGAAGGGCATCGCTTCCCCATGCCCAAATTTAAGAAACTCTACGAATTACTCCTCAAAGATGGCGTAGCAGAAAAAACTCAATTTTATTCCCCAGTTTGTCCTCCTGAAGATTGGATTGAATTAGTACATACTCACGAATACGTCCAAGCGTATTGTCAAGGAACTCTCGACGCAAAAGCTCAACGGCGTATTGGTTTACCTTGGAGTCCAGCACTAGCAAATCGTACCTGTGTAGCAGTAGGCGGTACTATTCTCACCGCAAGATTAGCACTTACTTATGGATTAGCTTGTAATACTGCTGGTGGAACTCATCACGCCTTTCCTAATTATGGATCTGGCTTTTGTATTTTTAATGATTTAGCAGTTACAGCCCGTGTTTTACAACAACTCGGACTGGTCAAAAAAATTCTAATTGTTGACTTAGACGTACATCAAGGCGACGGTACTGCTTTTATTTTTCAAGATGACGAGAGTGTTTTCACCTTCTCAATGCACTGCGGAGTTAACTTTCCTGGCACAAAGCAAACCAGCGACTTAGATGTTCCCCTACCAGAAGGAATGGAGGACGACGAATATTTACAAACACTGGCTAAATATTTGCCAGATTTACTATCTCAAGTTAAGCCAGATTTGGTTTTGTATGACGCTGGAGTTGATCCGCATCTCGGCGATCGCTTAGGTAAATTATCATTAACAGATACCGGAATATATCGCCGTGAAATGCAAGTTTTAACTACTTGTATATCCCAACGTTACCCAGTTGCTTGTGTAATTGGCGGTGGTTATGCCGATGATCTTGATGCCTTAGTTTATCGTCACTCATTAATTCACCGCGCTGCTAGTGATATTTACCGTCAGTATCAGCTTTGA
- the gshA gene encoding glutamate--cysteine ligase: MSNYVYLLNFPTVPLKPSGGKTVLLSKGFEVEMYTGTPEGEIVGLSDRIVADLEGFVTEPDSRNVEYTTPPLCSYDRLLCALVQPRQKLRAYLQRLGNYTLIPGSTLSLGGSDRFYRSDPNNPYHGYIEQTYGTKVVTASIHINIGINDPELLMRACRLVRVEAPLYLALSASSPFIDGQPTGNHSSRWATFPKTPSYVPLFESHNHFIKWTEEQLVLGTMQNVRHLWSSVRPNGNRRPYDLNRLELRICDLIVDPIALLAITALLEARIWQLMADPSLDPLAKSSLPATTRAEDLIALTESNEAAAAHQSLDAQLRHWEDGRLILARDWIAEIYAEVHAIAKKRGFSCFLSPLQKILREGNTSQQWLKLHSKTSDTHSVVTQAIQAMADQERELEDKLCQQLVA, translated from the coding sequence ATGTCTAATTATGTCTATCTACTTAATTTCCCAACTGTCCCACTTAAACCTAGCGGAGGAAAAACCGTGCTGCTATCCAAAGGCTTTGAAGTCGAGATGTACACTGGCACTCCCGAAGGGGAGATCGTGGGACTCTCAGACCGCATCGTAGCTGATCTAGAGGGATTTGTAACAGAACCAGATAGCCGTAATGTCGAATATACTACCCCGCCCTTGTGTTCGTACGATCGCTTACTGTGTGCCTTAGTACAACCTCGGCAAAAACTTAGAGCATACTTACAGCGTTTAGGTAATTACACACTCATACCTGGGAGTACTCTATCTTTAGGCGGAAGCGATCGCTTTTACCGTTCTGACCCTAATAACCCTTACCACGGATACATTGAACAAACTTACGGAACTAAAGTAGTTACCGCCAGCATCCACATTAATATTGGCATCAACGATCCGGAACTTTTGATGCGTGCCTGTCGTCTGGTTCGTGTAGAAGCACCTCTTTATTTAGCTTTAAGCGCCTCATCTCCTTTTATTGATGGTCAACCCACTGGTAATCATTCCAGCCGTTGGGCAACCTTCCCCAAAACACCCTCATATGTCCCACTGTTTGAAAGCCATAACCACTTTATTAAGTGGACAGAAGAGCAATTAGTACTTGGGACAATGCAAAACGTCCGCCATCTGTGGTCGTCAGTTAGACCAAACGGCAACCGTCGCCCTTACGACCTCAACCGCTTAGAACTGAGAATATGCGACTTAATTGTTGATCCCATCGCTCTTTTAGCGATCACAGCATTATTAGAGGCACGTATTTGGCAACTAATGGCTGACCCCAGCTTAGACCCCTTAGCAAAAAGTAGCTTACCAGCAACCACCCGTGCAGAAGATTTAATTGCCTTAACCGAATCTAACGAAGCCGCCGCCGCCCATCAAAGTTTGGATGCACAGTTACGGCACTGGGAAGATGGTAGATTAATTCTGGCACGAGATTGGATTGCCGAAATTTATGCAGAAGTACACGCGATCGCCAAAAAACGTGGCTTTAGTTGCTTTCTTTCTCCACTGCAAAAAATTCTAAGAGAAGGTAACACTTCGCAACAATGGTTAAAATTACATAGTAAGACCTCAGATACTCACAGTGTAGTTACCCAAGCTATCCAAGCAATGGCGGATCAAGAACGCGAACTAGAAGATAAGTTGTGCCAGCAGTTGGTCGCTTAA
- the trmL gene encoding tRNA (uridine(34)/cytosine(34)/5-carboxymethylaminomethyluridine(34)-2'-O)-methyltransferase TrmL encodes MVRVVLVNPQIPPNTGNIARTCAATCTELHLVGPLGFEISDRYLKRAGLDYWPYVSLNYHKAIEEFISYYENLGGRLIGFSVAGSSSFSKFDFQDHDWLLFGSETNGLPSDMINACNATVYIPMTQPGVRSLNLSVSVAIGLFEARRQLGYLA; translated from the coding sequence ATGGTTAGGGTTGTTCTAGTTAACCCCCAAATTCCGCCAAATACTGGCAATATTGCTCGAACCTGCGCCGCCACCTGTACTGAGTTGCATTTGGTGGGGCCATTGGGTTTTGAAATTAGCGATCGCTACTTGAAACGAGCAGGCTTAGATTACTGGCCTTACGTCAGCTTAAATTACCACAAAGCGATAGAAGAATTTATCTCTTACTACGAAAATTTAGGAGGACGTTTGATCGGCTTCAGTGTAGCTGGCAGTAGTAGTTTTAGTAAATTCGACTTCCAAGATCATGACTGGCTATTATTTGGCAGCGAAACCAATGGTTTGCCAAGCGACATGATTAATGCCTGTAATGCCACTGTATATATCCCGATGACACAACCAGGCGTTCGCAGCTTAAATTTGTCTGTAAGTGTTGCTATTGGTTTATTTGAAGCACGCCGTCAGCTAGGGTATTTAGCATAA
- a CDS encoding peptidoglycan DD-metalloendopeptidase family protein: MKRAFTHKVEYFPSCAADNNALAKLSGGKLPGELANTVKANSPEVNRRACTSAAMIGLAISMGASSLLLPNQSDEAIAAEPIAGEPIKTSAASETAVELPTSTAELQPTVSNLQAEALKAAVPEQAPTVIEPHVQAEQLRLVPTSKVDEASLTTPNSFSAKSVPETQVRRISSVGSIVKPQVGEPEQLTQLYKVDSPRFQPSSPTQLSTQLQAGQSVNFPSKINDLLKATQEEAVEQLRHRSSNDLAQLNFEESTNKLATPKIARREFAVSLKPLTTKEAVQRQQPVVKGLETSGNSSSAVTSLRSSPKKLLSPRVMQLSATTSSPVVMPVSLPATSVTSPVLIAPVAEKSSNATEFVKTTISATPAVPKPVVVEPQQSVAKTTVYQVKPGDTVDEIAEAYTVTPKQLIRANKIDNPNIIQINQQLRIPLVNSTSLVSQIQPRSVDGTLASQSELSNTKINQASFPTGVLPAVSQQPLSSTKYFPASATLVSTVAGNAIPKPTLLVAKESNSEQKLDQPQILQANSKDLATSVTITPPVSTLLNNNQPQQPSVPQLIQGKVKGQTTLPTVMSPASTPLNSGNLQQQESVQAQAIQANSNFSYTTAPIVIPVPQPLSNSEAQQPIQVQQKSSPSVSTVQPATGAITIPVPSPQVATAPTEPSNYNPKIQTPIGDTVSPDLPPIQGPTPYLPPTNPPAFQGYIWPAKGVFTSGYGRRWGRMHKGIDIAAPIGTPIVAVAPGIVRRSGWNSGGYGNLVEVQHPDGSFTRYAHNSRLLVVAGQEVQQGQQIAEMGSTGHSTGPHLHFEIHAYGKGAVNPIAYLQRRAS, encoded by the coding sequence TTGAAACGCGCATTTACGCATAAGGTTGAATATTTTCCTTCCTGTGCCGCAGACAATAATGCGTTAGCGAAGCTCTCTGGAGGAAAGCTTCCTGGAGAATTAGCCAACACAGTTAAAGCAAACTCTCCAGAGGTTAACCGTCGGGCTTGCACCTCTGCCGCCATGATTGGCTTGGCAATCTCAATGGGTGCCTCTAGCCTATTGCTGCCTAACCAAAGTGACGAAGCGATCGCGGCTGAACCGATAGCTGGTGAACCCATCAAAACATCTGCAGCATCGGAAACAGCAGTGGAATTGCCTACATCTACGGCAGAACTGCAACCCACAGTCTCGAACCTACAAGCTGAGGCTTTGAAAGCAGCAGTTCCAGAACAAGCTCCCACAGTGATTGAACCTCATGTGCAAGCGGAGCAACTCCGACTTGTGCCAACCTCTAAGGTAGATGAAGCATCGCTGACGACTCCCAATAGCTTCTCTGCCAAATCTGTGCCAGAAACACAGGTGCGGAGAATTTCATCTGTAGGTAGCATTGTTAAGCCTCAAGTAGGCGAACCAGAACAACTTACTCAGTTATACAAAGTTGATTCCCCTCGCTTCCAGCCTTCTTCGCCGACGCAATTATCAACTCAACTGCAAGCAGGTCAATCTGTTAATTTTCCTAGCAAAATTAATGACCTTTTAAAAGCAACGCAAGAGGAAGCGGTTGAGCAATTGCGCCACCGTTCGTCAAACGACTTGGCTCAGTTGAATTTTGAAGAATCTACAAATAAATTAGCAACCCCCAAGATAGCTAGACGAGAATTTGCTGTATCCCTCAAGCCATTAACAACTAAGGAAGCTGTACAACGACAACAGCCTGTAGTTAAGGGATTAGAAACAAGCGGAAATTCTTCATCTGCGGTAACTAGCCTGAGATCATCGCCAAAAAAACTGTTGTCACCAAGGGTGATGCAATTATCAGCGACAACTTCTAGTCCTGTGGTTATGCCAGTATCTCTACCAGCAACGTCAGTAACATCACCAGTACTGATTGCACCAGTAGCTGAAAAATCATCAAATGCTACTGAATTTGTTAAAACAACAATATCAGCAACACCCGCAGTCCCAAAGCCAGTGGTAGTTGAACCACAGCAGTCAGTAGCAAAAACAACAGTCTACCAAGTAAAGCCAGGAGATACGGTAGATGAAATAGCTGAAGCTTATACTGTTACTCCTAAACAATTAATTCGGGCAAATAAAATAGACAACCCGAATATAATTCAAATTAATCAACAACTTAGAATTCCGCTAGTCAATTCAACTAGCTTAGTTTCCCAGATCCAACCCAGAAGTGTTGATGGAACTTTAGCTTCTCAGTCGGAGTTGTCAAACACCAAAATTAATCAGGCTTCCTTTCCTACAGGCGTTCTACCTGCTGTGAGTCAGCAGCCTTTATCCAGCACTAAATATTTTCCAGCATCTGCTACCCTTGTATCTACTGTTGCAGGCAATGCGATACCGAAACCTACGTTGTTGGTTGCCAAGGAATCAAATTCCGAACAAAAACTAGATCAGCCCCAAATTCTTCAAGCTAATAGTAAAGATCTGGCAACCTCTGTAACTATTACTCCGCCAGTTTCCACTTTATTAAACAACAATCAGCCACAACAGCCGTCTGTACCCCAACTGATTCAAGGCAAAGTCAAAGGGCAGACAACACTTCCTACCGTCATGTCACCCGCGTCAACACCATTGAATAGCGGTAATTTACAGCAGCAGGAGTCAGTTCAAGCCCAAGCTATTCAAGCGAATTCCAACTTCTCGTATACAACTGCTCCCATCGTCATCCCTGTGCCTCAACCTTTAAGTAATAGCGAAGCACAGCAACCTATTCAAGTACAACAAAAAAGTAGCCCAAGCGTCTCCACAGTACAACCTGCTACTGGTGCAATCACTATCCCAGTTCCGTCACCACAGGTAGCAACAGCACCAACAGAACCAAGCAACTACAATCCAAAGATCCAAACGCCAATTGGGGATACAGTATCTCCCGATTTGCCACCTATACAAGGCCCAACTCCTTATTTACCACCTACCAATCCACCCGCATTTCAAGGTTACATTTGGCCAGCAAAAGGGGTGTTTACATCAGGATATGGTCGGCGCTGGGGAAGAATGCACAAAGGAATTGACATTGCCGCACCCATTGGTACACCAATTGTGGCAGTTGCCCCTGGTATAGTACGAAGATCTGGCTGGAATTCAGGTGGCTATGGCAACTTGGTAGAAGTTCAGCACCCCGATGGCAGCTTTACTCGTTATGCACACAACAGCAGACTTTTGGTGGTTGCAGGACAAGAAGTTCAGCAAGGTCAACAAATTGCTGAAATGGGTAGCACTGGTCATAGTACTGGCCCTCACCTTCACTTTGAAATACACGCTTATGGAAAAGGCGCGGTAAATCCTATTGCCTATCTGCAACGTCGCGCTTCTTAA
- a CDS encoding amylo-alpha-1,6-glucosidase: MDKLDTREWLLTNGLGSFASGTISDAHTRTYHGWLIAAVNPPQERTLLLSHLDASLEVDGRVFALKTNFWGDGTISPLGYQLLHSFDINLAPTWLWGEDDWQLNRQIIMPYGVVEQVTANTCNLKLSNRILIQYRYQGKQMAILKLRPLIGDRNFHHQQSAQGLNFSQILGSQHICLQAFNPGWQGTFWHLRWSAGEYQSQGVWNCNYYYLEENKRGLGDREDLYCPGYLTVKLQPGDAVTLEARVGLPDSEQPLLNNIDFDQAVQTESQRLTQLFGNQILNDCALGSANKLKVGESQEQTYNPNLLWHQLLRSSDQFIAYRASIAEPTVIAGYPWFNDWGRDTLIALPGLALATKRFSLAKGLLKTFGHYCRNGLIPNTFPDYDAEPIYNSIDASLWWIETLGLYLEATQDWEFLVKQYPVFQQIYTAFCNGTLYNIQVDSRDGLLNWQSAGVAITWMDVVLEGKPITPRYGKSVEINALWYSALCWAIHWTEKLEKQGIFSVMSWQHQRNEYTQRATQVKLSLQKFWNPAQQYFYDTIEPDDQPNSQIRPNAVLALSLYHCGFSPEQGRAVLKIARDRLLTPYGLRSLDPADPDYIGNYAGDRFHRDAAYHQGTVWSWLIGSFSRAWKRFYESEPIPFDWQPLLDHFQQQACLGSISEIFDGNPPHLPQGAFAQAWSVAEVIRQHFVSL; this comes from the coding sequence ATGGATAAATTAGATACGCGGGAATGGTTGCTAACAAATGGGTTGGGCAGTTTTGCCAGTGGGACTATTAGCGACGCACATACCCGCACTTATCACGGTTGGTTGATAGCTGCTGTTAACCCTCCACAAGAGCGAACTTTATTACTGTCTCATCTAGATGCCAGTTTAGAAGTAGATGGTCGGGTATTTGCACTAAAAACTAATTTTTGGGGCGATGGTACAATTTCCCCTTTGGGTTATCAACTACTGCATTCATTTGATATCAATTTAGCTCCTACTTGGCTTTGGGGTGAGGATGATTGGCAATTAAACAGGCAAATAATCATGCCCTATGGCGTTGTAGAGCAAGTAACAGCTAATACTTGTAACCTAAAATTGTCTAATCGCATCCTGATTCAATATCGCTATCAAGGCAAGCAGATGGCGATTTTGAAATTACGCCCTTTAATTGGCGATCGCAATTTTCATCACCAACAATCAGCACAAGGATTAAACTTTTCGCAGATACTAGGTTCGCAGCATATCTGTTTACAAGCATTTAATCCTGGTTGGCAGGGAACTTTTTGGCATCTGCGTTGGAGTGCAGGTGAATATCAATCACAAGGTGTTTGGAATTGTAATTATTACTATCTAGAAGAGAATAAACGCGGTTTAGGCGATCGCGAAGATCTTTACTGTCCAGGTTACTTAACAGTTAAACTGCAACCAGGAGATGCCGTAACCCTAGAAGCTAGGGTAGGATTACCCGATTCTGAACAACCTCTCCTCAATAATATAGATTTTGATCAAGCAGTACAAACAGAATCGCAACGCTTAACTCAATTATTTGGCAACCAAATATTAAATGATTGTGCCTTGGGGTCTGCTAATAAACTTAAAGTTGGAGAATCTCAGGAACAAACTTATAATCCTAATTTACTTTGGCATCAATTATTGCGATCTAGCGATCAGTTTATTGCTTATCGAGCTTCAATTGCTGAACCAACCGTAATTGCAGGTTATCCTTGGTTTAATGATTGGGGGCGCGATACTCTAATTGCATTGCCAGGGTTAGCTTTAGCCACAAAACGTTTTAGTCTAGCTAAAGGACTGCTAAAAACTTTTGGTCACTACTGTCGTAATGGTTTGATTCCTAATACATTTCCCGATTATGATGCTGAACCCATTTATAACAGTATTGATGCTTCGTTGTGGTGGATTGAAACTTTGGGACTTTACCTAGAAGCTACCCAAGATTGGGAATTTTTAGTAAAACAATACCCCGTTTTCCAGCAAATATACACAGCTTTCTGTAACGGGACTTTATACAATATTCAAGTTGATTCCAGGGATGGGTTACTAAATTGGCAATCTGCTGGCGTAGCAATTACTTGGATGGATGTAGTGCTTGAAGGTAAACCGATCACGCCTCGTTATGGTAAGTCTGTAGAAATTAATGCCTTGTGGTATTCTGCCTTATGTTGGGCAATACACTGGACTGAGAAACTGGAAAAGCAAGGAATTTTTAGTGTTATGAGTTGGCAACATCAGCGAAATGAGTATACTCAACGAGCAACCCAGGTAAAGCTTTCTCTACAAAAGTTTTGGAACCCAGCCCAGCAATATTTTTACGATACTATTGAGCCTGACGATCAACCTAACTCTCAAATCCGACCTAATGCAGTTTTAGCTCTTTCCTTATATCACTGCGGATTTTCACCAGAGCAAGGAAGGGCAGTATTAAAGATAGCACGCGATCGCCTCCTCACCCCCTATGGTCTGCGAAGCCTCGACCCAGCAGATCCAGATTATATTGGTAACTATGCTGGAGATAGGTTCCATCGTGATGCTGCTTACCATCAAGGCACAGTTTGGAGTTGGCTAATCGGTTCATTTAGCCGCGCCTGGAAACGTTTCTACGAATCAGAACCAATACCCTTTGATTGGCAACCTTTATTAGATCACTTCCAGCAGCAAGCTTGTCTTGGCTCGATTTCTGAAATTTTTGATGGCAATCCACCACATTTACCCCAAGGAGCGTTTGCTCAAGCTTGGTCTGTGGCTGAAGTAATCCGCCAGCACTTCGTCAGTTTGTGA
- a CDS encoding peroxiredoxin translates to MTHHAEGCLRVGQPAPDFTATSVVDQEFKTIKLSDYRGKYVILFFYPLDFTFVCPTEITAFSDRYEEFQQINTEVLGVSVDSEFSHLAWIQTDRKSGGVGDLNYPLVSDLKKEISLAYNVLDPDAGVALRGLFIIDKEGIIQHATINNLSFGRSVDETLRTLQAIQYVQSHPDEVCPAGWQPGDQTMVPDPVKSKTYFASV, encoded by the coding sequence ATGACTCACCACGCAGAAGGCTGCCTTCGGGTTGGACAACCCGCCCCCGACTTCACTGCAACATCTGTGGTAGATCAGGAATTTAAGACGATTAAACTGTCTGACTATCGCGGTAAGTACGTAATTCTGTTTTTCTATCCGCTAGACTTCACATTTGTTTGTCCTACCGAGATTACAGCATTTAGCGATCGCTACGAAGAATTCCAGCAAATAAACACTGAAGTTCTAGGCGTTTCTGTTGATAGCGAATTTTCTCACCTCGCGTGGATTCAAACCGACCGCAAATCAGGCGGTGTCGGCGATCTCAATTATCCTCTAGTTTCCGACCTCAAGAAAGAAATTAGTCTTGCTTACAACGTACTTGATCCTGATGCTGGTGTTGCCCTACGCGGTCTATTTATCATTGATAAAGAAGGCATTATTCAACACGCTACCATCAATAACCTCTCATTTGGTCGTAGCGTTGACGAAACCCTTCGCACCCTCCAAGCAATTCAGTATGTTCAGTCTCATCCAGATGAAGTTTGCCCTGCTGGTTGGCAACCAGGCGACCAAACAATGGTTCCTGATCCAGTGAAATCTAAAACTTACTTTGCTTCTGTTTAA